In the Oryza glaberrima chromosome 6, OglaRS2, whole genome shotgun sequence genome, one interval contains:
- the LOC127776656 gene encoding glycine dehydrogenase (decarboxylating), mitochondrial-like: MERARRLANRALLRRLLAAATAESPAAPSRGISTLAKGSRPRAPPRPAPHQYTTGRRPVSASALQPSDTFPRRHNSATPAEQAAMASECGFGTVDALIDATVPAAIRAPEMRFSGRFDAGFTESEMIEHMQRLAAMNRAYKSFIGMGYYNTHVPAVILRNLMENPAWYTQYTPYQAEIAQGRLESLLNYQTMVADLTGLPMSNASLLDEATAAAEAMAMCNGILKSKKKTFLIASNCHPQTIDVCQTRAAGFDLNVVVADAKDFDYGSGDVCGVLVQYPGTEGEVLDYAEFVRDAHAHGVKVVMATDLLALTSLRPPGEIGADIAVGSAQRFGVPMGYGGPHAAFLATSQEYKRLMPGRIIGVSVDSSGKPALRMAMQTREQHIRRDKATSNICTAQALLANMAAMYAVYHGPEGLKAIADRVHGLAGTFAQGLKKLGTVTVQELPFFDTVKVKVADANAIAQEACKNEMNLRVVDATTITVAFDETTTLEDVDKLFKVFNGGKPVNFTAESLAPEVSSSIPSSLVRKSPYLTHPIFNMYHTEHELLRYLYKLQSKDLSLCHSMIPLGSCTMKLNATVEMMPVTYPNFANMHPFAPTDQAAGYHEMFDDLGDLLCKITGFDSFSLQPNAGASGEYAGLMVIRAYHRARGDYHRDVCIIPVSAHGTNPASAAMCGMKIVAVGTDSKGNINIEELRKAAEANKDNLAALMVTYPSTHGVYEEGIDEICMIIHENGGQVYMDGANMNAQVGLTSPGFIGADVCHLNLHKTFCIPHGGGGPGMGPIGVKKHLAPFLPSHPVITTGGFPLPEKTDPLGTISAAPWGSALILPISYTYIAMMGSKGLTDASKIAILNANYMTKRLEKHYPVLFRGVNGTVAHEFIIDLRGFKTTAGIEPEDVAKRLMDYGFHAPTMSWPVPGTLMIEPTESESKAELDRFCDALISIREEIAEIESGKADVNNNVLKSAPHPPQLLMSDSWTKPYSREYAAFPAAWLRGAKFWPTTCRVDNVYGDRNLICTLQQGSQVAEEAAAATA; encoded by the exons ATGGAGCGCGCACGCCGCCTCGCCAACCGCGCGCtgctgcgccgcctcctcgcggcggcgacggcggagtcCCCGGCGGCCCCGTCCCGCGGCATCTCGACCCTGGCCAAGGGGTCGCGCCCGCGCGCCCCCCCACGCCCGGCGCCCCACCAGTACACCACGGGGCGGCGGCccgtgtcggcgtcggcgctgcAGCCGAGCGACACGTTCCCGCGGCGGCACAactcggcgacgccggcggagcaggcggcgatggcgtcggagTGCGGGTTCGGCACCGTCGACGCGCTCATCGACGCCACCGTCCCGGCCGCCATCCGCGCGCCGGAGATGCGCTTCTCCGGGAGGTTCGACGCCGGGTTCACCGAGTCCGAGATGATCGAGCACATGCAGCGCCTCGCCGCCATGAACAGGGCCTACAAGTCCTTCATCGGGATGGGGTACTACAACACCCACGTCCCCGCGGTGATCCTGCGCAACCTCATGGAGAACCCGGCGTGGTACACGCAGTACACGCCGTACCAGGCGGAGATCGCGCAGGGCCGCCTCGAGTCGCTGCTCAACTACCAGACCATGGTCGCCGACCTCACCGGCCTCCCCATGTCCAACGCCTCGCTGCTCGacgaggccaccgccgccgccgaggccatgGCCATGTGCAACGGCATCCTCAAGTCCAAGAAGAAGACCTTCCTCATCGCCTCCAACTGCCACCCGCAGACCATCGACGTGTGCCAGACGCGCGCCGCCGGGTTCGACCTCAACGTCGTCGTCGCGGACGCCAAGGACTTCGACTACGGCAGCGGCGACGTGTGCGGGGTGCTCGTGCAGTACCCCGGCACGGAGGGGGAGGTGCTGGACTACGCGGAGTTCGTCAGGGACGCGCACGCGCACGGCGTCAAGGTGGTCATGGCCACCGACCTGCTCGCGCTCACCTCGCTGCGCCCGCCCGGCGAGATCGGCGCCGACATCGCCGTCGGCTCCGCGCAGCGGTTCGGCGTGCCCATGGGGTACGGCGGCCCGCACGCCGCGTTCCTCGCCACGTCCCAGGAGTACAAGCGCCTCATGCCCGGCCGCATCATCGGCGTCAGCGTCGATTCCAGCGGCAAGCCCGCGCTCCGGATGGCGATGCAGACCCGGGAGCAGCACATCCGCCGCGACAAGGCCACCAGCAACATCTGCACTGCCCAG GCCTTGCTCGCCAACATGGCAGCGATGTATGCTGTCTACCATGGTCCCGAGGGGCTAAAGGCAATTGCCGACCGTGTACATGGACTGGCTGGTACATTTGCCCAAGGATTGAAGAAGCTCGGAACAGTGACGGTGCAGGAGCTGCCCTTCTTTGACACTGTCAAGGTCAAGGTCGCTGACGCGAATGCGATTGCCCAGGAGGCCTGCAAGAACGAGATGAACCTTCGTGTCGTTGATGCAACCACG ATAACCGTTGCCTTTGATGAGACCACAACCTTGGAGGATGTCGACAAGCTGTTCAAGGTGTTCAATGGTGGCAAGCCA GTGAACTTCACTGCTGAATCCCTCGCACCAGAGGTCTCAAGCTCAATTCCGAGTAGCCTTGTGCGCAAGAGCCCCTACTTAACCCACCCGATCTTTAACAT GTACCATACAGAGCATGAGCTTCTCCGCTACCTGTACAAGTTGCAATCCAAGGACCTTTCACTGTGCCACAGTATGATCCCTCTTGGTTCTTGCACTATGAAACTAAATGCTACAGTGGAGATGATGCCTGTCACCTACCCCAACTTTGCAAACATGCACCCATTTGCACCTACTGACCAAGCCGCAGGATATCAT GAAATGTTTGATGACTTGGGCGATCTGCTGTGCAAGATCACTGGCTTTGATTCTTTCTCTTTGCAACCAAATGCTGGTGCTTCAGGGGAGTATGCCGGATTGATGGTTATCCGTGCTTACCACAGG GCAAGAGGAGACTACCACCGGGATGTCTGTATCATTCCTGTGTCAGCCCATGGTACAAATCCTGCAAGTGCTGCTATGTGTGGAATGAAGATTGTTGCTGTTGGAACTGATTCCAAAGGTAACATTAACATCGAGGAGTTGAGGAAAGCTGCTGAAGCAAACAAGGACAACTTGGCTGCTCTTATG GTTACCTATCCTTCGACCCATGGAGTCTATGAAGAAGGCATTGATGAGATATGCATGATAATTCATGAGAACGGTGGGCAGGTCTACATGGATGGAGCTAACATGAATGCTCAG GTCGGATTGACAAGCCCTGGCTTTATTGGAGCAGATGTTTGCCACCTTAACCTTCACAAGACATTCTGCATTCCACATGGTGGGGGTGGTCCTGGAATGGGTCCTATTGGTGTTAAGAAGCACTTAGCACCATTTTTACCATCTCATCCAGTG ATCACCACCGGTGGCTTCCCTCTCCCTGAGAAAACCGACCCTCTTGGTACCATTTCTGCTGCCCCATGGGGATCAGCGTTGATTCTACCAATTTCCTACACATACATAGCCATGATGGGTTCTAAGGGTCTCACTGATGCTTCAAAGATTGCAATCTTGAATGCAAACTACATGACAAAGCGTCTGGAG AAACACTACCCAGTTCTTTTCCGTGGAGTCAATGGAACTGTTGCCCATGAGTTCATTATTGATTTAAGAGGATTTAAG ACGACTGCTGGTATAGAGCCAGAGGATGTTGCAAAGCGTTTGATGGACTATGGATTCCATGCACCTACTATGTCATGGCCTGTTCCAGGCACACTTATGATTGAACCAACTGAAAGTGAAAGCAAG GCCGAACTAGATAGGTTCTGTGATGCTCTAATCTCAATCAGGGAAGAAATTGCAGAGATAGAAAGTGGCAAAGCAGATGTGAACAACAACGTCCTCAAG AGTGCTCCTCACCCGCCCCAACTTCTGATGAGCGACTCATGGACTAAGCCGTACTCCAGGGAGTATGCTGCGTTCCCTGCAGCGTGGCTTCGGGGCGCCAAGTTCTGGCCAACAACAT